GCGCGAGGGGGAGCTTGGGgacagagaagggagggaggagtaggggagggagagctcAAACAGAGACCACGGGATGATACAACGAGGAAGGGGGCGCAGGCGCGGAAAAACGCCAGAGCAGCataggaggaggagggaatCGGAATCACGAAAACAGAGCAAACAGAAAACGTTATGCTTTTATCAGATCAGCACTATCGTCATTAATCATGTGGCACGTGTacttccctttttttctgaGCGTGTgcgaccaccaccagcagccgcaaTGCTACTTCCGCttgctcctctgcctcgaatgcagaggaggaggaggaggggtagGGGGCTTACCGAGTTCAAGCGATTGACACCAAAAAACGGAGAGAACAGAAAGTTTtcacatatatatatgagGTAAGCGGGGAGTGAATGAGAGGGATCTGGCGCTGGGGGCCGCAATGTCTGTATCGTGGTGAAAGACCCTTATGCGCGTCGTTTCGTATtatgccctcctccctttgcCCACTGCAGGCTTGAGGGCTGTCTTCTCCTGTTCGTGAGGAGGTGGTCGTGGCGGTCTTCGCCGtcgtgggagagagaggggggaagggggtaaTCCTCTTGACGACTTTGAGGTACCTTCTTGTGCGAGAATCGAGAAAAACGGGTGCACTTGAGCATTCGTGTTTCTGTGATCCCTGGATTAGGGAAAACGCTTCCGCagcctcttttttttttgccgaCATGCGGATGAAGAAAGCGTCTTCCTTGAAAAAGAAacgcgagagagacgaaaaggaagggggcggcagagaaggaCTACGGCTGTTTAGGGGTGTATTTGCCTCCGCGTGACGTGTGCTGAATGTCCCTCTCATTGGAAGCAGGCATGCACCGTCATGGTTTCATCGCTACTCTTTTCCATCGATCACTATGCCGGATGCCTCGGTGCACGTGCATATATGTGGGGGCAAGCGAGCAGGAGTGCATCGGTCTTGGTGTTCTTTCCATTACGTGTTTTCCTCCATTCTCACGAATGAACAAAGTGATTCTGCGCAACGAGACACACGTCACACGCACAACTACGCCGACGCATGAGTACtcgaggaagagagcacAGCATCATAATGGCGGTGGAGGCTCACGAGAAACCAACAGCAAAGGAGAAACACAGGTACCAACAGCGGCCGCCAGTCATCCGCTCACATACTCGTCAGGGTCGGTGTCCACTACCGGCATGAAGGTAAAACAGGCAATAAGAGGTGCCATAACAGTGAGGGCGATGCTGTAGGACGGCAgtaacgagagagagaagataTCAGAAACGATGCGGGCGAGCGTGACAAacccacagagagagagatggagaagaaacgaacgtgaaaaaaaaaaacacagtTTCTTGTTCGACTGTCGCGCGACTCTCtagagaagaggaggtgaaAGGATGAAGAACGCGATGCGCACTCATTGCTGGCGCACCCGTATAGCCACCTGCGTCCTTCAGCACTCCGCCACATTtaagcaaaacaaaaattGGCTGTGTCTTCGCTACGCTCGAGGGGCCGCTTTCATCCGTTACGCAGACGTGTGACCAAGGGGACAGGCCTCGTCCACCCATGGCTGTAATCACCTTTGTGGGCGTATCAGCTGTGCAGTCCGATTGggtccgtgcgtgtgtgagtgccGCACattggcagcggtggccccTGCGCTGCCCGACGTCAGCTGCATAGAGGGTTGCTGCCGGGCCCGTAAGATCGCGGTGCGTGGGGAGGCTGAGTAGGGCCCCTTTCACCGACGCAGGGGCTTTTGAGACGAATGACTACTTCCACCCTCGCTGTAAAAACGTCGCGCCAAAGCCCACTTGTGGTAGACGGGATTGCTCGGCGGCTGGAACACTGGCTGTCGTCGCAGCAAGTTCCATCGCGGACTCCTCGACATCGTCCGTGAAGATGATGTATGCCCCAACCAACCTGTCGATCGTGGTGAGAGAGTAGAACGTCGCGCATCccctcgtcgctgtcacCTCTTGCGGCCCTTTACGGTGTTGCCACAAAGcgtgccttttttttctcacGTGCCAAAAACCGAGAGCACCTTCTCGTGGAATGTTCTCTCGCCCACCAAGGCCTTCTCTCTGAGTTGCTGTCAAGTTTTTAATGCACGTCTCGACGCGTTCCTATGGTTCTCGCCGCGTTTACCGGCATGCGTAAACACcggtgaaaaaaaaaaagtgttTCAACAGGGAATAATGCACAGATGAACGCTTCGAAAAATGTGTGCGAAGGCGGGGCGGGGGCCCAAGCGCTTCACCGCGTCACTTGACACTTGTGCAGAACAGGTACAAGAAAAGCTAAGAGTTCAGTTTCGCAAGTTCAACTTAGCTTTCCCTTTCCACTCACACGGCCCCGCACGCAATCCCAACTCGTCTTCGCCccggcatcgccgtcctcTTACGTGTGAAATACATCATTTGTGCTCAACTTTGTCTCAACCTCGACCGAGCTGTTCGTTTCAGCAAGTCCGTTCTGCCACAGAGCACGAGCTCAGCTCCTCTTCAGACACCCCCGGGCACGTCACAGGCCCCGTCGCCCGGTGCAACGCAGCGGCCGGCACGTGCATtacggcagcgcaccggcTCGGCCACCTGCGCACGGGCCCTGCCTCGTACTCTACCCACCTCTGCCTCGCAGGGTTacctcacagccgctcccatcatgccggccgcccCGCCGGTGCATCtccctcggggtggcgctCCAAGCTCTCCCCCAGTAAGCAGCGAGGGCCGGGCGAGACACGCTTGGGTCACGCTGACAccctgcccatcatgtgggtGGTGCAAacgcgctcgctgccgcaggtcgctccgacgcaacgccatctACGACCTGAgcaccggcatcagcagccatgcatcgctctgacttTCCCACGCCGTAGGTGCCCCTGTCACCACCcgaggcggctcggcactggCAGGGGGATAGGGggatagggggaggggcggcccGGGGCCATGAGgatgccacgcgctgcggcgtgccTCCCGTCATCGGGGGCTTCAAATTCATATGAGGGCGAGAAGACAGGGAAAGTCTCTTCTCCTGAGGAGCAAGACACGGAGTCGGTGagagctggtgcagcagttTCCGAGATCGCACGTCCGTAAATCAATGTACGTTcgtgtgggtgcgcgtgcctggGTGACGGAAACAACAGAGGCGCATCTCAAAGTGCGTCCATGGAGAAacgggtggaggggggataACGAATAAACGAAGAGCTGAAAATGGTGTCAAGTctcagaaaaaaaaaaggaacggACAAAAAAACACCTATTCGCTGATCAACGGTGCGGAGAGTCAGCAAAGATACATGTAGACACGTAtgcggagaggggggagggaggagggaggaggaggaggaggagcgcgcgagagaagggcgcacgcgtgccgcGAAGAGCACAACTGGCAGCTGTGCATGCATATCGTCTCTGTGCGAGcagggtggaggggaggtgTGTGGTGAACGTTAAGCTCAGCAGAGGAGTCACAGCACACGCGGCCATCGATGAAGTACAGATCTGGGCTGTCTCTCCGTCTTTCGCACCCTGAGCCCTTCTTTATGCTGTGTAAagttcctcctcctttcccacTCTCTTAATCTGCGCTGCGGGCGAACAGCAGTTGGTGGAAGGCGTATCCTTCACCAAATAAGTTCACCGTTCGGTTCTGCAGCGTGTAGGGGGTGAAGGAGTTGAAGTTGCGACGCAGCGCTAACCCGTCGGCGTCTCTGTCCTGGAGGGCGGCAACCGTGAAGTGGGCAGGCTGAAAGGTGTCGAGGAGCTTCTGCACGCGCGTCGGAGACGCTACAGCAGCCTTGGCGTTGGTCTCGAAGGAAATGCACGGCACACCAGCGAAGGTGCGCATCACTTCGTACTCGCCACTTTGCAGCGCGTGGAAACGCTGCGTTGTCttgtccacctcctccagacCCGCAGCGACGTCGTAGAGGAACACGTTCACCTGCACGTCCTCCTCCTTACGCCCTGCCATCCTTTCAACGTTGTCGTACACGAAATTGAAGCAGTGATGACCATCCACCGGGCCCGTCAGGAAGGACTTGCCGGCCGGGAAGGCGGCCTTGAGCTCCGCGTACTCCTGCGCCATGATGTCGCTCATCTCGCTCTCGGCGCACCATGGCGAGGTGATGTTCTTGCGCAGGTACGAGGCCCActccacacgcacgcccttCGATGTGAGAAGGGCGATGGTGGGGGTGATCACCTGGTGCAGCATCACCTCAGACGCGGATGTCACCACCAGCTTGCACGGTGTCAAAATGATAATGCACTGCGTCATCTCTAGCGATAGCAGACCATCTGCAGAGgagtggtgctgcagcctcTGCCCagctgccgccagcacctcctcaAGCTCCTCCACCGTGAACGTTCGCAcatccacggcggcggcgaagtcGAACTCGAGACGCTTCTCGAGTCCGCTGTCGCTGTAGCTGGTGGGGTTCGAAAACCCTCCCCACAGCGACATCAACGCGCGGACTGACTCAGGGAACACATCGCGAGAGGAAGCCCACGAGTTTGCGGGCATCTTTTTGTCTTCGCCAAATGGCGCGATGGAAAGGGAGAAGGACagcgagggggagagaggtgggtggggtgcaGTGAAGATTTAGTGCAAGGGACGTGGTGAGTGGTGAGAAGCAACCACGATGTCGTGGAGGTATGGCACAGCAGGCAAACGCCAGAACGCCGAGCTAGCAACTGAaagcaacaacgaaaaaggaTCACACGTATaaaagaaaagaagcacACCcaggggagaggaaggaatATCGATCGAgcgtgggaggggaggcgatAGGCGCTTCACGGGGTGATGTCACATACGACGTTAGAGTGTCCTTCGTTTTATTTTTACTCTGTGCatacatgtatgtgtgtgtgtgtgtgtgtggaggagggacaGAGGAGAGACGCGGAAGCGGCAGAAGAACAAAGTAAAGAATGGAACCCATGATGAGTGTGAAGGATGCGTACTACGCGCGTGGGAGagcgaaagagaaagagaaacagcACGCAAGCCTAGACGACGAGGGTCATCTCGGCGCGCAGATCGCCGCCCTCGGCAAGCTAGCCGTTCATCTCCGACCTATGCACTACCGTTGCAACACGTCACACCGACGGTTCACTTGGAACGCCACGGCCGGGTGTACATGAGCAAAGGCAggagcgacggcgcgcaaACGCGCGACTTCGAAGGTCAGTGGCCCACACGCGCTGTCTGCAAGTGTGCGTTCCAGCTGCAACACCGTGTGCATGAGTCCGTTCTCCTCGACGCCCACCCGGTTACTTTTCAAGCACGGCTCACTACATGCGAATGTGTCAGCGAAGAAAATACAGGGTACGAAGCGGCGTTACATTAAAGCACCTTGTCTTTTCCTCACCTGGGCATGCGATCGAACGCGTGCTAGTGCCAGCATAGCATTCTTCCAGGCATATCGGAAAAGCACAGCATTggcttttttgtttgtgtgtctttcTTATTAGGCTACAAGACAACAAGAGAGGGTTGCTGATGCTCACCGGCTCCATAACCCGGGCCCCTGGCATTCCATCATGATCCCCCTTCCATTCCTATCCAGACACATGTACACCATCACATACGCGAGtcggagaagggagagggcaggGTTCTCCGCCGCAACAGTGCATACGCCTTCTTAGCGTTCGCCTCGTGTGTACAACCTTTGTTTCAGTCTCACTCCTCACGAAT
Above is a window of Leishmania donovani BPK282A1 complete genome, chromosome 30 DNA encoding:
- a CDS encoding S-adenosylmethionine decarboxylase proenzyme-like, putative, yielding MSLWGGFSNPTSYSDSGLEKRLEFDFAAAVDVRTFTVEELEEVLAAAGQRLQHHSSADGLLSLEMTQCIIILTPCKLVVTSASEVMLHQVITPTIALLTSKGVRVEWASYLRKNITSPWCAESEMSDIMAQEYAELKAAFPAGKSFLTGPVDGHHCFNFVYDNVERMAGRKEEDVQVNVFLYDVAAGLEEVDKTTQRFHALQSGEYEVMRTFAGVPCISFETNAKAAVASPTRVQKLLDTFQPAHFTVAALQDRDADGLALRRNFNSFTPYTLQNRTVNLFGEGYAFHQLLFARSAD